A window of Chitinophaga sp. MM2321 contains these coding sequences:
- a CDS encoding DUF1080 domain-containing protein: MTETMFKFYAKAALYIVLIILPGTVVLSQQTEPTLVQPGVNGSAPADAIVLFDKGTLNMFESKKKAGGPAVWKVDGNEFTVVPGTGPIQTKEKFGDCQLHIEWKTPIKDVTAGKEGQNSGNSGIFLMSNYEVQVLNSHLNKTYPDGQAGSIYKQYPPLVNASLKPGEWQVYEIIFTAPRFNSDDTEKTPGAFTVFHNGVLVQNHVILKGPTHPVEKKSSLNQTAFPLLLQDHKSEVSYRNIWIRRL; encoded by the coding sequence ATGACTGAAACGATGTTTAAATTTTATGCGAAAGCAGCACTATATATTGTATTGATCATTTTGCCGGGAACCGTCGTTTTGTCCCAGCAAACCGAACCTACATTGGTACAACCGGGCGTAAATGGGAGCGCGCCTGCCGATGCCATCGTATTGTTCGATAAAGGCACCCTTAACATGTTTGAAAGTAAAAAGAAAGCGGGAGGACCGGCAGTCTGGAAAGTAGATGGCAATGAATTTACCGTAGTTCCCGGAACGGGCCCGATTCAAACAAAAGAAAAATTTGGCGATTGCCAGCTGCATATTGAATGGAAAACGCCCATCAAAGATGTAACAGCAGGTAAAGAAGGACAAAATTCAGGAAATTCAGGCATCTTCCTAATGAGCAATTACGAAGTCCAGGTTTTAAATTCACACCTGAATAAAACCTATCCTGATGGACAGGCCGGCTCCATTTACAAACAATATCCTCCGCTGGTCAATGCTTCCCTTAAACCGGGCGAGTGGCAGGTATATGAAATCATCTTCACGGCGCCACGGTTTAATAGTGACGATACAGAAAAAACACCGGGCGCTTTCACCGTTTTTCATAACGGAGTGCTTGTCCAGAATCATGTAATATTAAAAGGCCCTACCCATCCGGTAGAAAAGAAATCCTCGCTTAATCAAACAGCATTTCCATTGTTGCTGCAAGACCATAAGAGTGAAGTCAGCTATCGGAATATTTGGATCAGGAGATTATAA
- a CDS encoding sulfatase — protein MKRNKIFFLGCCVLLMTVVQAGLVSAKEAKPKPPPNIVLIYADDMGYGDLNSFGASQYITPNLDRLAAQGMRFTSFYVSHAICSASRAALLTGCYSTRVGIGGALFPKSPIGLNPEEETIAEVLKKRGYTSGIFGKWHLGDNRKFLPLQQGFDEYFGLPYSNDMWNYNYDGKLKPNAKFPPLPLMNGNDMVREIATMEDQAQLTTLYTERAVAFINKNNKKPFFLYLPHSMPHIPIAASSKFKGKSDLGAYGDVMMEIDWSVGQIMEALRKNGIDDNTLVIFTSDNGPWLNFGNHAGSAGGLREGKGTTWEGGMRVPCIMRWPGHIPEGVVCNKIASTIDILPTLANMADASLPVNKIDGVNILSLMTGDQKANPREVFLYYNNLDQLDAVRKNQWKLVFQHPSRTYVGFAPGKDGSSGNVGNAPALTALYDMRRDPGERYDVKDQNPEIVATLTTIADAARSDLGDKLMNIKGANVREPGRVDK, from the coding sequence ATGAAAAGGAATAAAATATTCTTTTTAGGATGCTGCGTGCTATTGATGACAGTCGTTCAGGCGGGCTTAGTATCCGCAAAGGAGGCCAAACCAAAACCACCACCTAACATCGTATTGATCTACGCGGATGATATGGGTTATGGCGACTTAAATTCTTTTGGTGCATCTCAGTATATAACACCCAATCTCGACAGGCTTGCTGCGCAGGGAATGCGGTTCACCAGCTTTTATGTATCTCATGCCATTTGTTCTGCTTCGCGCGCTGCATTACTTACCGGCTGTTATTCAACCCGCGTGGGAATTGGTGGGGCATTGTTTCCCAAATCGCCAATAGGATTGAATCCAGAGGAAGAAACCATCGCAGAAGTACTGAAGAAACGTGGGTATACCAGTGGAATCTTTGGGAAATGGCACCTTGGCGATAACCGGAAATTCCTGCCTTTACAGCAAGGGTTTGATGAGTATTTCGGTCTTCCCTATTCTAATGACATGTGGAACTACAATTATGATGGAAAACTTAAACCCAATGCGAAATTTCCGCCGCTTCCATTGATGAACGGGAATGACATGGTGAGAGAGATTGCTACCATGGAGGATCAGGCGCAATTGACAACATTATATACGGAACGCGCAGTTGCTTTTATTAATAAAAACAATAAAAAACCATTCTTCCTCTACCTTCCCCATTCGATGCCGCATATTCCGATCGCCGCTTCCAGCAAGTTTAAAGGAAAGTCTGACCTGGGTGCCTATGGCGATGTAATGATGGAAATTGATTGGTCTGTTGGACAAATTATGGAGGCCCTCAGAAAAAACGGTATTGATGATAATACCTTGGTTATTTTCACCTCTGATAACGGCCCATGGCTCAATTTTGGGAATCATGCAGGTTCTGCCGGTGGCCTCCGCGAAGGAAAAGGAACCACCTGGGAAGGAGGCATGCGGGTGCCTTGTATCATGAGATGGCCCGGACATATTCCGGAAGGCGTTGTTTGCAATAAGATAGCGTCAACAATTGATATTCTTCCAACCTTGGCCAACATGGCAGATGCTTCACTCCCCGTAAATAAAATTGATGGAGTGAATATACTTTCATTAATGACAGGCGATCAAAAAGCCAATCCACGGGAAGTATTCTTGTATTATAATAACCTCGACCAACTGGATGCTGTCAGGAAAAATCAATGGAAACTTGTTTTTCAACATCCATCGCGAACATACGTGGGTTTTGCACCGGGAAAAGACGGATCCTCCGGAAACGTTGGTAATGCACCGGCACTGACAGCACTGTACGACATGCGCCGTGATCCCGGCGAACGTTATGATGTGAAAGACCAGAACCCTGAAATTGTCGCAACACTTACGACAATCGCTGACGCAGCCAGAAGTGATCTTGGTGATAAACTTATGAATATCAAAGGCGCTAATGTTCGCGAACCCGGAAGAGTTGATAAGTAA